The sequence below is a genomic window from Lodderomyces elongisporus chromosome 2, complete sequence.
aataaaatagaaataaaaataaaattgctAATTTTCAATGTTTCCATTcgttcttttgttttcaatttttttttgcctctcattttctctctctctttcttaaAAGTAGCTTAAATCTCCTCGAACGTTCAAAGTGGAGGTTTCACCTAACATTTCAGCCGTTCCATCGCCACCTCATATGTGAACTAATAAACTGAGATGGCTCATCTTAACTTATCCAATAGTTCCTCTAGAAGtaatctcttttgtttttttaaatctTTTAACAGTagcaaaaataataatttaAACAAGGACTAAGCTTAGaatattttgtttcataGTTCATAAAAACACTCTACATTGAGTAAAGAAATAGGAAAttagaaagagaaggagacAAGGtccaaaacaagaaaaaaaattagaagaaataaaacaataatttttttatgaaAACTAtcaataaacaaaagaaaaaataaaagaaagaaacaagagaaaatgaaaaaaatggtaaaataaattaaagaatTTTTAAAGAATTGTTAAAGAATTGATacagaaaataataataataaaagcTAGTATGGATAAACAATTAATGTAGAATTAGAAGCCACTGTCCATAAAAGATGACTAGGGCTattgtcaaaaaaaaaaaaaaaaagggaggGGAGGGGGTGAAAAATATCAagctacttttttttcttcttttttttttttttctttttcttcttctgcttcgTTAACTTTAAGCCAATTCGGCCTCAGCATTGTCGAAATCCTTTTCAGCAATTCTCAAGTTTTCAGCCTCGTTGGCCAATTCATCGTCGAGATAAGCCTCATCCTCGTGAGCAGCCAATGATAAGGTAGGACGCACCGCAGCTGAGTCAAAGGTCCATGAGGCCAATGCGTTTTCAGCATCAATGATGATTTGCTTAGAAGCCTCGTAACCATCGTAAGCAGGTCTGGTCTCGCCTGGAGTGACTGGACTTTCATCCAACAACTCCAACAAGGCCTTACCGTAACCAGCAATCAAGGCAATCTTTTCCGCGTGCTCTCTAATAGAGTCGAATTGGTAGTTGAATGCagtctttaatttttctctGGTAATGTTGGACAATTGAGCTTCAGCAACCAAAGACTCGGCCTCGGCTCTCACCAATTCCTGTTCCAAAACGTTAATTTTTGGACTTTGTGGGTCCTTGTACTTCAAGTAGGCGATTTGGTCGGtgattttttgctttctctctcttgaTGGTTGCACTGAACCTTCAATGTCTCTGATGGACTTCAAGGTAATTCTGTATTGGTCATATCTGTCAATGAATTGGTCTTCCAATTCACCAATCTCGTAGATCAAGACACCCAATTTATCAGTGATATCACTGATATCGTCATCGTTGCTTTCACCCCAAAGAGACAATTGCTTAGCTGagtcctttctttctcttgaGGTAATCTCAATGGATCTCATCAAGttcttttccatcttgATCAAGATGGCTAATTTTCTGGCCAACTCAGGACCCAACGCACCAGCAGCAGATTTACGAAAGGAGTGTGAAATTGAGCCTTTACCGAAAAACTTGGATTTGGtagatgatggtggtggtggtgggcTTTGTAATTGGGAAGCTGTTGGAGCTCTGCTGGATCTTAAGGAGTAAGTTCTGTGCATTGTAATTAATAGATTGGTGGATGAAAAGATAAATaggaaccaaaaaaagagaatcaaaaattaaaaatcaaaaactaGAAAATTATTCTGTACTTTGCTTGtcttgtttatatataaagataCTGGTAGAATAAATTGGAGTAATTTTTAATTGAGTAGAATGGACTGTGTGTTTATTCTGTCAATTAGTTGTTTGttttagtagtagtagaagTAGTGGAGGTGGTGAtgttttttggttgttgaaAGTATTGgttcaagaaaaaaaagaaaaaaaaaaaaaagagaggcGGGAAAGGAGTGGAGtgggaaagagaaattgcTGAATTGCTGGTAGTGGGTGGTGTCTCTATTTCTCTCTCGctctcactctctctctctttttttttttttgttccttcaTTCTTGCGGTGCCTTGCGAAGATAATTGGTGATACTCTTTTAGTGCTACTAATAAACTAAATAATGCTACTACTGCTAAAACTAttaatactactactactactactactactactattactactgTTACTGCTGTTAGTATTACCGAAAATTTACTGATATCGCTGAACACTACCACAAGAACAACTGTGGGTCACACACAATAGAAGGATACTTATAAATCctgaaattaaaaaatttaaaatttaaaatatagatatagccacaaaagataaagaagtAACAGCAACTACTACTAGTACTACTACTAGCACTACTACTAGTGCTGTCACCACACAAGTGCATGATGCAG
It includes:
- the PIL1_2 gene encoding Eisosome core component, producing MHRTYSLRSSRAPTASQLQSPPPPPSSTKSKFFGKGSISHSFRKSAAGALGPELARKLAILIKMEKNLMRSIEITSRERKDSAKQLSLWGESNDDDISDITDKLGVLIYEIGELEDQFIDRYDQYRITLKSIRDIEGSVQPSRERKQKITDQIAYLKYKDPQSPKINVLEQELVRAEAESLVAEAQLSNITREKLKTAFNYQFDSIREHAEKIALIAGYGKALLELLDESPVTPGETRPAYDGYEASKQIIIDAENALASWTFDSAAVRPTLSLAAHEDEAYLDDELANEAENLRIAEKDFDNAEAELA